A single window of Phycisphaeraceae bacterium DNA harbors:
- a CDS encoding HD domain-containing protein yields MLRVLTANARPGMALAQPVLHPKQLGHVLLKPNAVLDQAALDKLREYRVPVLWIRYPALDFLARYVSPQIAAEHAKLTSTLATGFEEAVKESHGPMDFAPFADAVHGMLQKLIESPGAALFLQDMIDHDRPLLAHSSNVCFISLLLGLRLDGYLVDQRTLISPARAKRTESLGLGALLHDVGMLRLSPEAQARWIATQDLSDPDVRKHVTLGFDLLRGQVPPTAAAVALHHHQRYDGTGFPQIRRLDGTAAPLAGRQIHVFARIVAVAETFSRLRSPPGAAMLSVPAVRVLRRMLEMARRLEIDPVVYRALLTVIPAYSPGSMVQLSDGDVAVVTGWDASDPCRPTVRHVSRLDCQAGDESSLGPEIDLRQRRDLHIVAIDGVETALDNFGPLPSLRTQPTAEKLAVKDESAASAPGAGDDASGRSAA; encoded by the coding sequence ATGCTCAGAGTGCTCACTGCGAATGCTCGCCCGGGAATGGCGCTGGCCCAGCCGGTGCTCCACCCGAAGCAGCTCGGGCATGTTCTGCTCAAGCCCAACGCGGTGCTGGACCAGGCGGCGCTGGACAAGCTGCGCGAATACCGAGTTCCGGTGCTTTGGATCCGGTATCCGGCTCTGGACTTTCTGGCACGGTACGTGAGCCCGCAGATCGCCGCGGAGCACGCCAAACTGACGTCGACGCTGGCAACCGGGTTCGAGGAAGCGGTGAAGGAGTCGCACGGCCCGATGGACTTTGCGCCCTTTGCGGATGCGGTGCACGGGATGCTGCAGAAACTGATCGAGTCTCCCGGCGCGGCGCTGTTCCTGCAGGACATGATCGACCACGACCGGCCGCTGCTGGCCCACAGCAGCAACGTCTGCTTCATTTCGCTGCTGCTGGGTCTGCGGCTGGATGGGTACCTCGTCGACCAGCGCACGCTGATCTCACCGGCGCGGGCGAAGCGGACCGAGAGCCTGGGTCTTGGGGCGCTGCTGCACGATGTGGGCATGCTCAGGCTGTCGCCCGAGGCGCAGGCGAGGTGGATCGCAACGCAGGACCTGTCGGATCCGGACGTGCGCAAGCACGTGACGCTGGGGTTCGACCTGCTGCGGGGGCAGGTGCCGCCGACGGCGGCTGCGGTGGCGTTGCACCACCACCAGCGGTACGACGGGACGGGGTTCCCGCAGATCCGCCGGTTGGATGGGACGGCGGCGCCGCTCGCGGGACGGCAGATTCACGTCTTTGCGAGGATCGTGGCCGTGGCGGAGACATTCAGCCGCCTGCGCTCGCCACCGGGGGCGGCGATGCTGTCGGTACCTGCCGTGCGGGTGCTGCGGCGGATGCTGGAGATGGCCCGGCGGCTCGAGATCGATCCGGTGGTGTACCGGGCGCTGCTGACGGTCATCCCGGCGTACTCGCCGGGGTCGATGGTTCAGTTGAGCGATGGGGACGTGGCCGTGGTGACCGGATGGGACGCGTCGGATCCATGTCGGCCGACGGTGCGGCACGTGTCGCGGCTGGATTGTCAAGCGGGCGACGAGTCGTCGCTTGGCCCGGAGATCGATCTCAGGCAGCGGCGAGACCTGCACATCGTCGCCATTGATGGGGTGGAAACCGCGTTGGATAACTTTGGGCCACTTCCCTCGTTGCGAACTCAACCCACGGCCGAAAAACTGGCTGTGAAGGACGAATCGGCGGCATCCGCGCCCGGCGCCGGTGATGATGCGAGCGGGCGGTCGGCGGCATGA
- a CDS encoding HlyD family efflux transporter periplasmic adaptor subunit, which yields MVKVLIPVVVLAGLAVGATALIRSQGDAGVAAASGTLDMYSVQRTSFDITTTSSGELEAKNSTEIRNKLEGGQATILEIVEEGKFVKAGDLLIKLNDEDIKNKISEADSQLESAKAEEISARENYEIQISQNDSAYRAAELKLDLARLELRQWLEGEVKQKRQDNALAIDRGRRERDRTKDKHDQSVNLEKEGFLSKDQLKLDELAYLQAEADLDKAELAQRVYEEFQYPKDEKTKQSAVDEAAAELERVKKKNNSELASKKAALENRTRQTVLRDEALAKLKAQLAATTITAPKEGLVVYGTTAEMSRNGWFRGDGPLAIGSQVYPNQLLIVLPDTTEMVATVKVHESLAGKVREGLPATIKVEALGGRTFEGKVQNISVLAEQTGRWMDPNLREYTVKIAITSGTQSGLKPSMRCESELRLGRVDDALAVPVQAVFNEGPLRYAFVPASGGKFVKRPIKIGRRSDRFIEVAAGIEADEQVLLRQPVAGEILGTPWSEAQLAAVGFHLNAEGKVEAIAGAAPDGPGGREGRGPKGRGPATASAAPATTTAENTAAPPPVATPESSDPPAESTAETPAATPAVAPTEASTAAVAKPAT from the coding sequence ATGGTCAAAGTGCTCATCCCAGTCGTAGTTCTCGCCGGGCTTGCGGTCGGAGCGACCGCCCTGATTCGGTCCCAGGGGGATGCCGGGGTGGCAGCCGCATCAGGCACTTTGGACATGTACTCGGTGCAGCGCACCTCCTTTGACATCACCACAACGTCGAGCGGCGAGCTGGAGGCGAAGAACTCCACCGAGATCCGTAACAAGCTTGAAGGTGGCCAGGCCACGATCCTGGAGATCGTTGAAGAAGGAAAGTTCGTCAAGGCCGGCGACCTGCTGATCAAGCTGAACGACGAGGACATCAAGAACAAGATCAGCGAGGCTGATTCGCAGCTGGAATCGGCCAAGGCCGAGGAGATCTCCGCCCGCGAGAACTACGAGATCCAGATCAGCCAGAACGACTCCGCGTACCGCGCTGCCGAACTCAAGCTTGACCTGGCTCGCCTGGAACTCCGCCAGTGGCTGGAGGGAGAGGTCAAGCAGAAGCGTCAGGACAACGCCCTCGCCATCGACCGCGGCCGGCGCGAGCGAGACCGCACCAAGGACAAGCACGACCAGAGCGTCAACCTCGAGAAGGAAGGCTTCCTCAGCAAGGACCAGCTCAAGCTCGACGAGCTGGCCTATCTCCAAGCCGAGGCGGATCTCGACAAGGCCGAGCTCGCGCAGAGGGTCTACGAAGAGTTCCAGTACCCCAAGGACGAGAAGACCAAGCAGAGCGCCGTCGACGAGGCCGCCGCGGAGCTCGAACGCGTCAAGAAGAAGAACAACTCCGAACTGGCTTCAAAGAAGGCCGCGCTCGAAAACCGTACACGCCAGACCGTGCTCCGCGATGAGGCCCTCGCCAAACTCAAGGCCCAACTCGCTGCTACCACCATCACGGCGCCGAAAGAGGGGCTCGTTGTCTACGGCACCACGGCGGAAATGTCCCGCAACGGCTGGTTCCGCGGTGACGGTCCCCTGGCCATCGGCTCGCAGGTCTATCCCAACCAACTCCTGATCGTCCTTCCCGACACCACCGAGATGGTCGCCACCGTCAAGGTCCACGAGAGCCTCGCCGGCAAGGTCCGCGAGGGACTCCCCGCCACGATCAAGGTCGAGGCCCTTGGCGGTCGCACATTCGAAGGCAAGGTGCAGAACATCTCCGTCCTCGCCGAGCAGACTGGCCGCTGGATGGACCCCAACCTGCGCGAGTACACCGTCAAGATCGCAATCACGAGCGGCACCCAGTCCGGCCTCAAGCCCTCGATGCGATGCGAGTCCGAGCTTCGCCTTGGTCGCGTCGATGACGCACTTGCCGTGCCAGTCCAGGCTGTTTTCAACGAGGGCCCGCTGCGGTACGCCTTCGTCCCTGCCTCTGGCGGCAAGTTCGTGAAGCGGCCGATCAAGATCGGCCGCCGCTCCGATCGGTTCATCGAAGTTGCAGCGGGCATCGAAGCGGACGAGCAGGTACTCCTCCGCCAACCCGTGGCAGGCGAGATCCTCGGTACACCATGGTCCGAAGCGCAACTCGCCGCGGTCGGCTTTCACCTGAACGCCGAGGGCAAGGTCGAAGCCATCGCGGGAGCTGCACCCGACGGCCCCGGCGGACGCGAAGGACGCGGGCCCAAGGGACGCGGACCTGCGACCGCCTCGGCTGCTCCAGCGACCACAACCGCCGAGAACACCGCGGCCCCGCCTCCCGTCGCTACACCGGAATCATCCGATCCCCCTGCCGAGTCCACGGCTGAAACGCCCGCTGCGACCCCGGCCGTGGCGCCGACGGAGGCGTCAACCGCCGCGGTCGCCAAGCCCGCAACCTGA